The proteins below are encoded in one region of Serratia symbiotica:
- the fdoI gene encoding formate dehydrogenase cytochrome b556 subunit, producing MSKEQRIQRYTAPERINHWIVAFCFVFAAISGLGFFFPSFNWLMNIFGTPQLARILHPFVGVLMFAAFMLMFLRYWKENLFNREDWVWAKNILKIITNHEVGDTGRYNLGQKCVFWAAIISLLLLLVSGVVIWRPYFAPVFPIPLIRIALLVHSLAAVGLIIVIMVHIYAALWIKGTITAMVEGWVPAAWAKLHHPRWYREVREKQQENKP from the coding sequence ATGAGCAAGGAACAACGAATTCAACGTTATACTGCGCCGGAGCGGATTAACCACTGGATTGTGGCATTCTGCTTTGTTTTTGCCGCCATCAGCGGACTTGGGTTCTTCTTCCCGTCCTTTAACTGGCTGATGAATATCTTCGGTACCCCGCAGTTGGCGCGCATTCTACACCCCTTTGTTGGGGTGCTGATGTTCGCCGCCTTCATGCTGATGTTTCTGCGTTACTGGAAGGAGAACCTATTTAACCGCGAGGATTGGGTATGGGCGAAGAACATCCTCAAGATCATCACCAATCATGAAGTCGGGGATACCGGGCGCTATAATCTCGGTCAGAAATGCGTATTCTGGGCGGCGATCATCAGTCTGCTGCTGCTACTGGTCAGTGGTGTAGTGATTTGGCGACCCTATTTTGCGCCCGTCTTCCCGATACCGCTGATCCGTATTGCACTGCTGGTGCATTCGCTGGCAGCGGTGGGGTTGATCATCGTGATTATGGTGCACATTTACGCGGCACTGTGGATAAAAGGCACCATTACCGCGATGGTCGAAGGCTGGGTGCCAGCGGCCTGGGCCAAACTACACCATCCACGTTGGTATCGTGAGGTTCGCGAGAAACAACAGGAAAACAAGCCCTGA